One Stigmatopora argus isolate UIUO_Sarg chromosome 12, RoL_Sarg_1.0, whole genome shotgun sequence genomic window carries:
- the thoc1 gene encoding THO complex subunit 1, with the protein MTKNPETVCMTSGLPCVKMSPPLFDFVEAKDKLTESAKKALSDKSSKAVINAFHHIPGNETEKKTTLDQAFRVVLGEQITDRASKCDDYLSLICMSIDAVTEGICSATTPFVLLGDVLDSLPLDQCDNIFTFVEENVSTWKSNSFYTAGKNYLLRMCNDLLRRLSKSQNTVFCGRIQLFLARLFPLSEKSGLNLQSQFNLDNVTVFNKNEDESTFGLKHTEEKEDGMEVEEGEMGDEEPPASCSIPIDYNLYRKFWTLQDYFRNPVQCYDKVSWMTFLKYSDETLAVFKSFKLDDMQASKRKLEELRAAGGEHVYFAKFLTSEKLMDLQLSDSNFRRHILLQYLILFQYLKGQVKFKSSSCLLNDDQTAWIEETTKLVYQLLKEIPPDGDKFASMVERILNTEENWIAWKNEGCSSFVKERPADDKPKRPTRKRAAPEDFLGKGPDRKIFMGNDELTRLWNLNLDNMEACKSDSREFMPSLDEFFTEAIEQADPVNMVEEEYKVVRNPNYGWRALRLLSRRSPHFFQPTNQKFNSLADYLDSMVSKLAKELPKDIPSEEIKTGEEDDDENGDNLLKDSNDSPSMPSKMVSNQQMDEVAAKLGGRWKSLASHLEMRAAELREIENESEDAEIRAKLLLVTWQDREGTQATVESLVAALNAAGFAKMADDLSEV; encoded by the exons ATGACGAAGAACCCGGAAACAGTTTGCATGACTTCCGGCTTGCCTTGTGTAAAGATGTCGCCTCCCTTGTTTGATTTTGTCGAGGCTAAAGACAAGCTCACG GAATCCGCAAAGAAAGCACTGAGCGACAAAAGCAGCAAAGCCGTCATTAACGCCTTCCATCACATCCCCGGAAA TGAGACCGAAAAGAAGACCACACTGGACCAGGCTTTTAGGGTGGTTCTCGGAGAACAGATC ACGGACCGGGCGTCGAAATGTGATGACTACCTATCTCTCATCTGCATGAGCATAGATGCAGTCACTGAGG GGATTTGCTCTGCAACGACGCCTTTCGTGCTTTTGGGGGACGTGCTGGACAGTCTTCCGTTGGACCAGTGTGACAACATCTTTACCTTTGTGGAGGAGAACGTCTCCACATGGAaatcg AATTCCTTCTACACTGCTGGCAAAAACTACTTGCTGAGGATGTGTAATG aTCTCCTACGACGTCTGTCCAAGTCCCAGAACACTGTATTCTGTGGACGGATACAACTTTTCCTGGCTCGTCTTTTCCCGCTCTCGGAAAAGTCCG GTCTGAATCTCCAAAGCCAGTTCAACCTGGACAATGTCACAGTTTTCAACAAAAATGAAGACGAAAGCACTTTTGGACTCAAG CACACGGAAGAGAAGGAAGATGGCATGGAGGTGGAGGAAGGGGAGATGGGGGACGAGGAACCGCCGGCGTCATG CTCCATCCCCATCGACTACAACCTTTACAGAAAGTTCTGGACGCTGCAGGACTACTTCAGGAACCCAGTGCAGTGCTACGACAAAGTCTCCTGGATGACCTTCCTCAAG TACTCGGACGAGACATTGGCCGTGTTCAAGAGTTTCAAGCTGGACGACATGCAGGCCTCCAAGAGGAAACTGGAAGAGCTTCGGGCCGCCGGCGGGGAGCACGTCTACTTTGCCAAGTTTCTCACCAGCGAAAAG TTGATGGACTTGCAGTTGAGTGACAGCAACTTCCGCCGCCACATCTTGCTGCAATATCTGATCCTCTTTCAATACCTCAAAGGACAAGTCAAATTCAAAAG CTCCAGCTGCTTGCTAAATGACGACCAGACGGCATGGATTGAGGAAACCACAAAGCTGGTTTATCAG CTTCTGAAGGAAATTCCTCCTGACGGCGACAAGTTTGCCAGCATGGTGGAA CGGATCCTCAACACCGAAGAAAACTGGATCGCTTGGAAAAACGAGGGCTGCTCGAGCTTCGTGAAAGAACG gccagCCGACGACAAACCCAAGCGGCCCACCAGGAAACGAGCGGCACCAGAAGACTTTTTGGGGAAAGGGCCCGACAGGAAAATCTTCATGGGAAA TGATGAATTGACGCGCCTGTGGAACCTAAACCTGGACAACATGGAAGCCTGCAAGTCTGACAGCAG GGAATTCATGCCCTCGCTGGATGAATTTTTCACCGAAGCCATCGAGCAGGCCGACCCAGTCAACATGGTAGAGGAAGAGTACAA GGTCGTCCGGAATCCAAACTACGGCTGGCGAGCGTTAAGGCTGCTCTCCAGGAGAAGTCCGCACTTTTTTCAGCCCACCAACCAGAAGTTTAACAGCTTGGCCGACTACTTGGACAGCATGGTCAGCAAGCTGGCCAAGGAGCTGCCC AAGGACATCCCTTCGGAGGAGATAAAGACGGGCGAGGAGGATGACGATGAAAACGGCGACAATCTGCTCAAAGACAGCAATGACA GTCCAAGCATGCCAAGCAAGATGGTAAGCAACCAGCAGATGGACGAAGTGGCGGCCAAGCTGGGCGGCCGCTGGAAGTCGCTGGCCTCGCACTTGGAAATGCGTGCGGCCGAGCTGCGCGAGATCGAGAACGAAAGCGAGGATGCCGAGATCCGGGCCAAGCTTCTGCTGGTCACCTGGCAGGACCGGGAAGGGACGCAGGCTACCGTGGAAAGTCTGGTGGCAGCCCTCAACGCCGCCGGCTTCGCCAAGATGGCGGATGATCTCAGCGAGGTTTGA
- the usp14 gene encoding ubiquitin carboxyl-terminal hydrolase 14 produces the protein MPVFSVNVKWGKEKFDAVELNTEEPPMVFKAQLFALTGVQPDRQKVMVKGGTLKDDEWGNIKLKNGMTLLMMGSAEALPEEPAVRPMFVEDMTDEQLASAMDVPCGLTNLGNTCYMNATVQCLRSVPELKSALRKYSGALRSSGPNLSSQYITAALRDLYETMDKTSSSLPPIILLQFLHMAFPQFAEKGDQGQYLQQDANECWLQMMRVLQQKLEPLEPETPMETDSESGAASASAKKNFIDQYFGVEFETTMKCTESEEEEPIKGKESQLQLSCFINQEVKYLATGLRLRLQEEITKMSTTLDRNALYIKSSKLSRLPAYLTVQMVRFYYKEKESVNAKVLKDVKFPLMLDVYELCTAEVQESMVPARSKFKEMEDKKLEQKPKQVTKKEGAAKEEKYEPFSFPDDIGSNNSGYYDLQAVLTHQGRSSSSGHYVGWVKRKEDEWVKFDDDKVSVVSPEDILRLSGGGDWHIAYVLLYGPRRLEIPEDDEQ, from the exons ATGCCTGTGTTTTCAG TCAATGTGAAATGGGGCAAAGAGAAGTTTGATGCCGTGGAGCTCAACACCGAAGAGCCACCCATGGTGTTCAAGGCTCAGCTCTTTGCCTTGACAGGAGTGCAGCCTGACAGACAGAAGGTGATGGTGAAGGGAGGCACCCTCAAG GACGACGAGTGGGGTaacataaaactgaaaaat GGGATGACTTTGTTGATGATGGGGTCAGCAGAGGCTCTGCCCGAGGAGCCCGCCGTCAGACCCATGTTTGTCGAAGACATGACCGATGAGCAGCTGGCCTCAGCT ATGGACGTTCCCTGTGGGCTGACCAATCTGGGAAATACCTGCTACATGAACGCTACCGTGCAGTGTCTGCGTTCTGTCCCTGAGCTCAAAAGTGCACTCAGAAA GTATTCGGGTGCGCTGCGATCTTCGGGGCCCAACTTGTCCTCACAGTACATCACTGCGG CTCTGCGTGACTTGTACGAGACGATGGACAAAACTTCGTCCAGCTTGCCTCCCATCATCTTGTTGCAGTTTCTCCACATGGCCTTCCCGCAATTTGCCGAGAAAGGAGATCAGGGTCAATACCTTCAGCAG GATGCAAATGAATGTTGGCTGCAGATGATGAGAGTTCTTCAGCAGAAGCTGGAGCCACTCGAGCCAGAGACACCCATGGAG ACCGACTCTGAAAGCGGAGCCGCTTCTGCCTCCGCAAAGAAAAACTTTATCGATCAGTATTTTGGTGTCGAGTTTGAGACGAC CATGAAATGCACAGAAtcggaagaggaggagccaaTCAAAGGGAAAGAAAGCCAGCTTCAGTTGAGCTGTTTCATCAATCAGGAAGTCAAGTATCTGGCCACGGGTCTGAGGCTG AGACTTCAGGAAGAAATCACCAAGATGTCTACCACCTTGGACAGAAATGCTCTCTACATTAAATCG TCCAAGCTGAGCCGCCTCCCCGCCTACCTGACAGTACAGATGGTTCGCTTCTACTacaaggaaaaagagtctgTAAACGCCAAAGTTCTCAAG GACGTGAAGTTCCCCCTAATGCTGGATGTGTACGAGCTGTGCACGGCCGAGGTGCAGGAGAGCATGGTGCCCGCCAGGTCAAAGTTCAAGGAGATGGAGGACAAGAAGCTGGAGCAAAAG CCCAAACAAGTGACGAAGAAGGAAGGCGCAGCCAAGGAGGAGAAATACGAGCCTTTCTCGTTCCCTGACG ACATAGGCTCCAACAACAGCGGTTACTATGACCTGCAGGCCGTGCTGACACATCAAGGCCGCTCCAGTTCGTCGGGTCACTATGTAGGCTGGGTCAAGAGGAAAGAAG ACGAGTGGGTGAAGTTTGACGACGACAAGGTGAGTGTGGTGTCGCCCGAGGACATCCTGCGGCTGTCAGGCGGCGGCGACTGGCACATTGCGTACGTTCTACTCTACGGCCCGCGGCGGTTGGAGATACCGGAAGACGACGAACAGTAA